The Helianthus annuus cultivar XRQ/B chromosome 16, HanXRQr2.0-SUNRISE, whole genome shotgun sequence genome includes a window with the following:
- the LOC110920241 gene encoding uncharacterized protein LOC110920241, protein MNCLSINIRGLVGGAKANWVKELRLVNKVGVIALQETKVENVVKSGLVGFWGNKNFDFAFVASVGLSGGLACLWDPKILKVDSVVKNRSFILLRGSMVGSGTPINLVNIYAPQSVVAKRQLWYELSDLIDPSVGQWVLVGDFNAVRSQEERKHSKFKMVCAENFNKFIFENGLLEFPMNGRKL, encoded by the coding sequence ATGAACTGTCTTTCGATTAATATAAGAGGCCTTGTTGGGGGAGCTAAAGCTAATTGGGTTAAAGAATTAAGGTTGGTCAACAAAGTAGGGGTTATCGCTTTGCAAGAAACGAAGGTGGAAAATGTTGTGAAATCGGGTTTAGTTGGGTTCTGGGGCaacaaaaattttgattttgcctTTGTTGCTTCCGTTGGGCTTTCTGGAGGTCTGGCTTGTTTGTGGGATCCTAAAATTTTAAAAGTTGATTCGGTTGTCAAAAACAGGAGTTTTATTTTGTTGAGAGGTTCTATGGTGGGTAGTGGGACTCCTATAAATCTGGTCAATATTTATGCCCCTCAAAGTGTGGTTGCAAAACGTCAGTTATGGTATGAGCTCTCGGATTTGATTGATCCTTCCGTGGGTCAATGGGTTCTTGTTGGTGATTTCAATGCCGTTAGGTCCCAAGAAGAAAGGAAGCATTCTAAGTTTAAGATGGTTTGTGCTGAgaattttaataaatttatttTCGAGAACGGGCTATTGGAATTCCCCATGAATGGTCGAAAGTTATAA